The following are from one region of the Gossypium hirsutum isolate 1008001.06 chromosome D03, Gossypium_hirsutum_v2.1, whole genome shotgun sequence genome:
- the LOC107949916 gene encoding involucrin-like, translating to MEEEKMNLRLDIDVQKLETEKLRKEKNKAEEELGSLKTDYKKLRLSMRIAGLGKKSEQWRAEIREEKDKADRWEQKFQEMQRRNEALEKSLSENQKEKDELKDRAIMLEGSLRQYRNQNFAIELKANLSKIEEMKQRIEELETALQNCENQIKHLEVNENRNKEQLHYFQNQFRSRDHIREEAVVQI from the coding sequence atggaggaGGAAAAGATGAACTTGAGATTGGACATAGATGTTCAGAAGCTTGAAACTGAGAAATtaaggaaagagaaaaacaaggCTGAGGAGGAGCTGGGTAGTCTGAAGACGGATTATAAAAAGTTACGTCTGTCAATGAGAATTGCTGGGCTGGGAAAAAAGTCAGAACAGTGGCGAGcagaaattcgagaagaaaaaGATAAAGCTGATAGATGGGAACAGAAATTCCAAGAAATGCAGAGGCGAAACGAggctttagaaaagagtttgtcagaaaACCAAAAGGAAAAGGACGAGTTAAAGGATAGGGCGATCATGTTGGAAGGATCTCTTCGTCAGTATCGAAATCAAAATTTCGCAATAGAGTTGAAAGCAAACTTGAGCAAGATTGAGGAAATGAAGCAAAGAATCGAAGAGCTAGAAACGGCGTTACAAAATTGTGAAAACCAGATCAAGCACTTGGAAGTAAATGAAAATCGTAATAAGGAACAGCTACACTACTTTCAAAACCAATTTAGGAGCAGAGATCATATTAGGGAG